The Pseudomonas parafulva genome window below encodes:
- a CDS encoding TonB-dependent siderophore receptor, translating to MSPRSLSPAPFLLLSSYLLASAVHAATPPGGSEPIELETQTVVATALEETKQAPGVSVITAEDLKKRPPANDLSQIIRTMPGVNLTGNSTSGQRGNNRQIDIRGMGPENTLILVGGKPVASRNAVRYGWRGERDTRGDSNWVPADQVERIEVIRGPAAARYGSGAMGGVINIITKQPGEQTHGNMTVYQNFPQHGEEGASKRVSFGLNGPLTDALSYRVYGNVAKTDADDWDINEGHQSTRSGNQVGTLPAGREGVRNKDVNGLLSWKLDPRQTLDLEAGFSRQGNIYSGDTQNTNSNATVKRLLGHETNLMYRENYALTHRGDWDFGTSMAYLQYAKTRNSRINEGLAGGTEGIFSNADMSTSTLRDLTAHGELNLPLHAWRDQTLTLGSEWSQQKLDDPSSNTQSTSEGGSVAGLASSGRSTTSQAQIFSLFAEDNIELQPGTMLTPALRLDHHSVVGDNWSPSLNLSHALTDELTLKAGIARAYKAPNLYQLNPDYLLYSRGQGCYGQSTSCYLQGNDKLEAETSVNKELGIEFQRDGLVAGITYFRNDYKNKIDSGLGRIGSASGGTGSYANAAIYQWENIPKALVEGLEGTLTLPLTEQLKWTNNFTYMLQSKNKETGDTLSVTPAYTLNSMLDWQASDDLSLQLSVAWYGKQKPKKFDYHGDRVTGSSNDQVAPYALVGASGTYAITKHLSLTAGIDNLFDKRLFRAGNAQGVNNIDGAGAATYNEPGRTLYTSLTASF from the coding sequence ATGTCGCCCCGCTCGCTCAGTCCCGCCCCTTTCCTGCTGCTCTCCAGTTACCTGCTGGCCAGTGCGGTGCACGCCGCCACACCGCCTGGGGGAAGCGAACCGATCGAACTGGAGACCCAGACCGTCGTCGCCACCGCGCTGGAGGAAACCAAGCAGGCGCCGGGGGTCTCGGTGATCACCGCCGAGGACCTGAAGAAACGCCCGCCGGCCAATGACCTGTCGCAGATCATCCGCACCATGCCCGGCGTCAACCTCACCGGTAACTCCACCAGCGGCCAACGCGGCAACAACCGCCAGATCGACATCCGTGGCATGGGCCCGGAAAACACCCTTATCCTGGTCGGTGGCAAACCGGTGGCCAGCCGCAACGCCGTGCGCTATGGCTGGCGCGGCGAGCGCGACACCCGTGGCGACAGCAACTGGGTGCCGGCCGACCAGGTCGAGCGCATCGAGGTGATTCGCGGCCCGGCCGCTGCGCGCTACGGCTCCGGTGCCATGGGCGGGGTCATCAACATCATCACCAAGCAGCCGGGCGAGCAGACCCACGGCAACATGACCGTGTATCAGAACTTCCCGCAGCACGGCGAGGAAGGCGCCAGCAAGCGCGTCAGTTTCGGCCTCAACGGCCCGCTGACCGACGCCCTCAGCTACCGGGTGTACGGCAACGTGGCCAAGACCGATGCCGACGACTGGGACATCAACGAAGGCCACCAGTCCACGCGCAGCGGCAACCAGGTCGGCACCCTGCCTGCCGGTCGGGAAGGCGTGCGCAACAAGGACGTCAATGGCCTGCTGAGCTGGAAACTCGACCCTCGGCAGACGCTGGACCTGGAAGCCGGCTTCAGCCGCCAGGGCAATATCTACAGCGGCGACACCCAGAACACCAACTCCAATGCCACGGTCAAGCGCCTGCTCGGCCACGAAACCAACCTGATGTACCGCGAAAACTACGCCCTCACCCATCGCGGCGACTGGGACTTCGGCACCAGCATGGCCTATCTGCAATATGCCAAGACCCGCAACAGCCGCATCAACGAAGGGTTGGCCGGCGGCACCGAAGGCATTTTCAGCAACGCCGACATGTCCACCTCGACCCTGCGCGACCTCACCGCCCACGGCGAGCTGAACCTGCCGCTGCACGCCTGGCGCGACCAGACCCTGACCCTGGGCAGCGAATGGAGCCAGCAGAAGCTCGACGACCCCAGCTCCAACACCCAGAGCACCAGCGAAGGCGGCAGCGTCGCGGGCCTGGCCAGCAGCGGCCGTAGCACCACTTCGCAGGCGCAGATCTTCTCGCTGTTCGCCGAGGACAACATCGAACTGCAACCGGGCACCATGCTCACCCCGGCCCTGCGCCTGGACCATCACAGCGTGGTCGGCGACAACTGGAGCCCGTCGCTGAACCTGTCCCACGCGCTCACCGATGAACTGACGCTCAAGGCTGGCATCGCCCGCGCCTACAAAGCGCCGAACCTGTACCAGCTCAACCCCGACTACCTGCTCTACAGCCGTGGCCAGGGTTGCTACGGCCAGAGCACCAGTTGCTACCTGCAAGGCAACGACAAGCTCGAGGCCGAAACCAGCGTCAACAAGGAACTGGGCATCGAATTCCAGCGCGACGGCCTGGTGGCCGGCATCACCTACTTCCGCAACGACTACAAGAACAAGATCGACTCCGGTCTGGGTCGCATCGGCAGCGCCAGCGGCGGCACCGGCAGCTACGCCAATGCCGCGATCTACCAGTGGGAGAACATTCCCAAGGCGCTGGTCGAGGGTCTGGAAGGCACGCTGACCCTGCCACTGACCGAGCAGTTGAAGTGGACCAACAACTTCACCTACATGCTCCAGTCGAAGAACAAGGAAACCGGCGACACCCTCTCGGTGACCCCGGCCTACACCCTCAATTCGATGCTCGACTGGCAGGCCAGCGACGACCTGTCGCTGCAACTGAGCGTGGCCTGGTACGGCAAGCAGAAGCCGAAGAAATTCGACTACCACGGCGACCGCGTGACCGGCTCGTCCAACGACCAGGTGGCGCCCTATGCGCTGGTCGGCGCCAGCGGCACCTACGCGATCACGAAGCACCTGAGCCTGACCGCCGGCATCGACAACCTGTTCGACAAACGCCTGTTCCGCGCCGGCAACGCCCAGGGTGTGAACAACATCGACGGCGCCGGGGCCGCCACTTACAACGAACCCGGCCGCACCCTGTACACCAGCCTCACTGCCTCGTTCTGA
- a CDS encoding alpha/beta hydrolase, translating to MNTFFCALALLLPLAALAQPAPEQTIDTHLLQRHDLPYRFTTLDLDSADGQRHYRLWIGKPERPAPPAGYPVLWMLDGNAALSALQAPALRRLADGQAPVLVAIGYQSEQRIERSARTFDYTPQVPGLAEQRDPLSGQPSGGADAFLDLLEQRMRPLLAAQLALDARHQTLWGHSYGGLAVLHALFTRPGMFSDYAAASPSLWWRDGVILSEADGLAERLKDHRPRLLLMRGSEEPANPRAPLGSDSENALQQLRATLAPIQALQVSYRRFEGLGHGPMLPASLAAVLETLANDPPP from the coding sequence ATGAACACGTTTTTCTGCGCCCTGGCCCTGCTGCTGCCGCTGGCCGCACTTGCGCAACCCGCGCCCGAACAGACGATCGACACTCACCTGCTGCAACGCCACGACCTGCCCTATCGTTTCACGACCCTCGACCTGGACTCGGCAGATGGCCAGCGTCACTACCGCCTGTGGATCGGCAAGCCCGAGCGCCCGGCGCCGCCCGCCGGTTACCCGGTGCTGTGGATGCTCGATGGCAATGCGGCCCTCAGCGCCTTGCAGGCCCCGGCCCTGCGCCGACTGGCCGATGGACAGGCGCCGGTGCTGGTCGCCATCGGCTACCAGAGCGAGCAGCGCATCGAGCGCAGCGCCCGCACCTTCGACTACACGCCGCAGGTGCCGGGTCTTGCCGAGCAGCGCGACCCGCTGAGTGGTCAGCCCAGTGGCGGCGCCGATGCCTTTCTCGATCTTTTGGAGCAGCGCATGCGTCCGCTGCTGGCAGCGCAGCTCGCGCTGGATGCGCGGCACCAGACCTTATGGGGACACTCCTATGGCGGTCTGGCGGTGCTGCACGCGCTGTTCACTCGTCCGGGGATGTTCAGCGATTACGCCGCCGCCAGCCCGTCACTGTGGTGGCGTGATGGCGTCATCCTCAGCGAAGCCGACGGCCTGGCCGAGCGCCTCAAGGACCATCGCCCCCGCCTGCTGCTGATGCGCGGCAGCGAGGAGCCGGCCAACCCACGTGCGCCGCTGGGCAGCGACAGCGAAAACGCGCTGCAGCAACTGCGCGCCACGCTGGCGCCGATTCAGGCATTGCAGGTGAGCTACCGGCGCTTCGAGGGCCTGGGGCACGGGCCGATGCTACCGGCGTCACTGGCGGCGGTGCTGGAAACACTGGCCAACGACCCGCCCCCCTAG
- a CDS encoding nucleotidyltransferase domain-containing protein, whose translation MYEHDPHPLSDAMRARVLEELQRIEREHDVTVLYACESGSRAWGFASPDSDYDVRFIYVHRAEWYLRVDEPRDVIERPLSDELDVSGWELRKALRLLRGANPSLLEWLGSPLVYRADTQAREQLTALGQAFYSPRAVRHHYLSMARKNLRGYLLGDTVRLKKYLYVIRPLLAVRWIDRGLGMPPTAFTTLFDRTVEEPPLREAIERLLVRKRRAGEAQVGPRDDVLHQFIESELMRAEAVEVERGERGDSAALDRFLRETVWRCQGG comes from the coding sequence ATGTACGAGCACGATCCCCATCCCCTGTCCGACGCCATGCGTGCGCGGGTGCTCGAAGAACTTCAGCGCATCGAACGCGAGCATGACGTCACGGTGTTGTACGCCTGCGAATCCGGCAGTCGCGCCTGGGGCTTCGCCTCGCCGGACAGCGACTACGATGTGCGCTTCATCTACGTTCACCGCGCCGAGTGGTACTTGCGGGTGGACGAGCCGCGCGACGTCATCGAGCGGCCGCTCAGCGATGAGTTGGACGTCAGCGGCTGGGAACTGCGCAAGGCGCTGCGCCTGCTGCGCGGGGCCAACCCGAGCCTGCTCGAATGGCTGGGTTCGCCCTTGGTGTACCGCGCCGATACGCAGGCGCGCGAGCAACTGACGGCGCTGGGCCAGGCGTTCTATTCGCCGCGTGCGGTGCGCCATCATTATCTGTCGATGGCGCGCAAGAACCTGCGCGGCTACTTGCTGGGCGACACGGTGCGGCTGAAGAAGTACCTGTACGTGATCCGCCCACTGCTGGCGGTGCGCTGGATCGACCGCGGGCTTGGCATGCCGCCGACGGCCTTCACCACGCTGTTCGACCGCACGGTCGAGGAGCCGCCACTGCGCGAGGCGATCGAGCGCCTGCTGGTGCGCAAGCGCCGGGCCGGCGAAGCGCAGGTGGGGCCGCGCGACGACGTGCTGCATCAGTTCATCGAGTCCGAGCTGATGCGCGCCGAGGCGGTCGAGGTGGAGCGCGGCGAACGTGGTGACAGCGCCGCGCTGGACCGCTTCCTGCGCGAGACCGTCTGGCGCTGCCAGGGCGGCTAG
- a CDS encoding RtcB family protein, whose translation MNLLEVAGGKPIKLWTDGVPVDDAARQQLMNTARLPFIFKHLAVMPDVHVGKGSTIGSVIPTVGAIIPAAVGVDIGCGMIAARTSLHARDLPDNLHGLRSAIEKAVPHGKTHGRRDQGAWGDVPSQADQAWSALAGRFKAITDKYPQLEKTNNRQHLGTLGGGNHFVEVCLDEADRVWFMLHSGSRGVGNAIGSLFIERAQADMRQHLANLPDRNLAYFEEGSRYFADYVEAVEWAQDFARHNRELMMRATVAATRSVLGRPFEASLEAINCHHNYVQREQHFGQEVLVTRKGAVSARQDELGIIPGSMGAKSFIVRGLGNAESFCSCSHGAGRVLSRTQAKQRFTVEDQRRATAHVECRKDAAVIDEIPMAYKDIDAVMNAQRELVEVLHTLRQVVCVKG comes from the coding sequence ATGAATCTGTTGGAAGTGGCTGGCGGCAAGCCGATCAAACTGTGGACCGACGGCGTGCCGGTGGATGACGCCGCGCGCCAGCAACTGATGAACACGGCGCGCCTGCCGTTCATCTTCAAGCACCTGGCGGTGATGCCCGACGTGCACGTGGGCAAGGGTTCGACCATCGGCAGTGTGATCCCCACCGTCGGGGCGATCATCCCGGCGGCGGTGGGTGTCGATATCGGCTGCGGCATGATCGCGGCGCGCACGTCGCTGCACGCCCGCGACCTGCCGGACAACCTGCACGGCCTGCGCAGCGCCATCGAGAAAGCGGTGCCCCATGGCAAGACGCACGGGCGTCGCGACCAAGGGGCGTGGGGCGATGTGCCCAGCCAGGCCGACCAGGCATGGAGCGCGCTGGCGGGGCGCTTCAAGGCGATCACCGACAAGTACCCTCAGTTGGAGAAGACCAATAACCGCCAGCACCTGGGTACCCTGGGCGGCGGCAACCATTTCGTCGAGGTGTGCCTGGACGAAGCCGACCGGGTCTGGTTCATGCTGCACAGCGGCTCGCGCGGGGTGGGCAATGCCATCGGCAGCCTGTTCATCGAGCGCGCCCAGGCCGACATGCGTCAGCACCTGGCCAACTTGCCGGACCGCAACCTGGCGTATTTCGAGGAAGGCAGTCGGTATTTCGCCGACTACGTCGAGGCGGTGGAGTGGGCTCAGGACTTCGCCCGGCACAACCGCGAGCTGATGATGCGCGCCACCGTGGCAGCGACCCGCAGTGTGCTGGGCAGGCCCTTCGAGGCCAGCCTGGAGGCGATCAACTGCCATCACAACTACGTGCAGCGTGAGCAGCATTTCGGCCAGGAGGTGCTGGTGACGCGCAAGGGGGCGGTGTCGGCGCGCCAGGACGAGCTGGGCATCATTCCCGGCTCCATGGGCGCCAAGAGTTTCATCGTCCGGGGCCTGGGCAATGCCGAGTCGTTCTGCTCGTGCAGCCACGGCGCGGGTCGGGTGCTGAGCCGGACCCAGGCCAAGCAGCGTTTCACCGTCGAAGACCAGCGTCGCGCCACTGCCCATGTGGAGTGCCGCAAGGATGCGGCGGTGATCGACGAAATCCCGATGGCCTACAAGGACATCGATGCGGTCATGAACGCCCAGCGCGAGCTGGTCGAAGTGTTGCACACCCTGCGTCAGGTGGTGTGCGTGAAAGGTTGA
- a CDS encoding slipin family protein, with protein MKWMKRFIVKKNERGLLLDEGDFQAILEPGLYPRFDWHDRLAVQTFNLNTPLFDHPLAGYLRQHQPQRVERYFERMDLGEHELGLRLEDGKLMELLGPDSRRLYWKGQAQHTLERIDLTQGRRVPPALLARLNRPGLAGLEHVLLVTVPAFHVGVLKIDGAVVDLLQAGQYGFWRCGSQVAVETVDTRVQALEVNGQEILTRDKVSLRLNLVANWRYSDVLMAHARFSKPVEHLYRELQLGLRAAVGTRTLDELLDDKQYIDARIGEHLQTLLPDSGLEVSTLGVRDIILPGEMKTLLAQVVEAEKAAQANVIRRREETQATRSLLNTAKVMEGSPTALRLKELETLERVAERIDRISVFGGLDQVLNGLVSLKTG; from the coding sequence ATGAAATGGATGAAACGCTTTATCGTGAAAAAGAACGAACGCGGCCTGCTGCTCGACGAGGGCGATTTCCAGGCGATCCTGGAGCCTGGGCTGTATCCGCGTTTCGACTGGCACGACCGGCTGGCGGTGCAGACCTTCAACCTCAACACCCCGCTGTTCGACCATCCGCTGGCCGGCTACCTGCGCCAGCACCAGCCACAACGGGTCGAGCGCTACTTCGAGCGCATGGACCTGGGCGAACACGAACTGGGCCTGCGCCTGGAAGATGGCAAGCTGATGGAACTGCTCGGCCCGGACAGCCGCCGCCTGTACTGGAAAGGCCAGGCCCAGCACACGCTGGAGCGCATCGACCTGACCCAGGGCCGCCGCGTGCCACCGGCCTTGCTGGCGCGGCTGAACCGGCCGGGGTTGGCTGGGCTCGAGCATGTACTGCTGGTCACCGTGCCAGCGTTCCATGTGGGTGTGCTGAAGATCGACGGTGCCGTGGTCGACCTCCTGCAGGCCGGTCAATACGGCTTCTGGCGCTGCGGTAGCCAGGTCGCTGTGGAGACCGTCGATACCCGAGTGCAGGCGCTGGAAGTCAACGGTCAGGAAATCCTCACCCGCGACAAGGTGAGCCTGCGCCTGAACCTGGTCGCCAACTGGCGCTACAGCGATGTGCTGATGGCCCATGCGCGCTTCAGCAAACCGGTGGAGCACCTGTACCGTGAGCTGCAACTGGGCCTGCGTGCGGCAGTCGGCACGCGCACCCTGGACGAGTTGCTCGACGACAAGCAGTACATCGACGCGCGCATCGGCGAGCACTTGCAGACGCTGCTGCCGGACAGCGGCCTGGAGGTCAGCACCCTCGGTGTGCGCGACATCATCCTGCCGGGCGAGATGAAGACCCTGCTGGCGCAGGTGGTGGAGGCGGAGAAGGCGGCCCAGGCCAACGTGATCCGGCGCCGCGAGGAAACCCAGGCGACGCGCTCGCTGCTCAACACCGCCAAGGTGATGGAAGGCAGCCCGACGGCATTGCGCCTGAAGGAACTGGAAACCTTGGAGCGGGTGGCCGAACGTATCGACCGAATCTCCGTGTTCGGTGGTCTGGATCAAGTATTGAATGGATTGGTCAGCCTCAAGACCGGCTGA
- the rtcR gene encoding RNA repair transcriptional activator RtcR: MNKSRVAIGFLGSTLDRNGKGAARWNRWRPTIGLCRQPDLPLDRLELIHGPSARDLGLAERIRADVQQVSPATEVRLHPLTLRNPWDFEEVYGALHDFASDYRFDTEREDYLVHITTGTHVAQICWFLLTEARYLPARLVQTAPSRQRDEASDPAGTATLIDLDLSRYDQIASRFQREQAQGQSLLKSGIATRNAAFNRTIEQIERVALRSQAPVLLVGPTGAGKSFLARRIHELKRGRHQLEGRFIEVNCATLRGDGAMSALFGHAKGAFTGAQNAREGLLRAADGGMLFLDEIGELGADEQAMLLKAIEEKRFFPLGADREVQSDFQLIAGTHRDLRARVADGSFREDLFARINLWTFALPGLAQRREDIEPNLDFELQRHAREQGRQVRFNLQAKRRYLAFAHASEARWAGNFRELSASITRMATLADSGRIDEALVSEEIERLRHAWGLDSQTEDDTLLAGRELDLFDRVQLRAVIDVCRRSASVSEAGRELFAVSRQEKANPNDADRLRKYLARFGLAWQQVKGER; the protein is encoded by the coding sequence GTGAATAAGTCACGCGTCGCCATCGGCTTTCTCGGCTCCACCCTCGACCGTAACGGCAAGGGCGCCGCGCGCTGGAACCGCTGGCGCCCCACCATCGGCCTGTGCCGCCAACCCGACCTGCCGCTGGACCGCCTGGAGCTGATCCATGGCCCGAGCGCCCGCGACCTCGGCTTGGCCGAGCGCATCCGCGCCGACGTGCAGCAGGTTTCGCCCGCCACCGAAGTGCGCCTGCACCCGCTCACCCTGCGCAACCCCTGGGACTTCGAGGAGGTCTACGGCGCCCTGCACGACTTCGCCAGCGACTACCGCTTCGACACCGAACGCGAGGACTACCTGGTGCACATCACCACGGGCACCCACGTCGCGCAGATCTGCTGGTTCCTGCTGACCGAGGCGCGCTACCTGCCGGCGCGCCTGGTGCAAACGGCACCCTCGCGCCAGCGCGACGAAGCCAGCGACCCCGCCGGCACGGCCACCCTGATCGACCTTGATCTGTCGCGTTACGACCAGATCGCCTCGCGCTTTCAACGCGAGCAGGCCCAGGGTCAGTCGCTGCTCAAGTCCGGCATCGCCACACGCAACGCGGCCTTCAACCGCACCATCGAGCAGATCGAACGGGTCGCCCTGCGCTCGCAGGCGCCGGTGCTGCTGGTCGGACCGACCGGCGCCGGCAAGTCGTTCCTGGCCCGGCGCATTCACGAACTCAAGCGCGGTCGCCATCAGCTCGAAGGACGATTCATCGAAGTGAACTGCGCGACCCTGCGCGGCGACGGCGCCATGTCTGCCCTGTTCGGCCACGCCAAGGGCGCCTTCACCGGCGCGCAAAACGCCCGCGAAGGCCTTTTGCGCGCAGCCGATGGCGGCATGCTGTTCCTCGACGAGATCGGTGAACTGGGCGCCGACGAGCAGGCCATGCTGCTCAAGGCCATCGAGGAAAAACGCTTCTTCCCGCTGGGCGCGGACCGCGAAGTGCAGAGCGATTTCCAGCTCATCGCCGGCACCCACCGCGACCTGCGCGCCAGAGTCGCCGACGGCTCGTTCCGCGAAGATTTGTTCGCCCGCATCAACCTGTGGACCTTCGCCCTGCCGGGCCTGGCCCAGCGCCGCGAAGACATCGAGCCCAACCTGGACTTCGAACTGCAACGCCACGCCCGCGAGCAAGGTCGCCAGGTGCGCTTCAACCTGCAAGCCAAACGCCGTTACCTGGCCTTCGCCCATGCCAGCGAAGCGCGCTGGGCCGGCAACTTCCGCGAGCTGTCGGCTTCGATCACGCGCATGGCCACCCTGGCCGACAGCGGGCGCATCGACGAAGCCTTGGTCAGCGAGGAAATCGAGCGATTGCGTCACGCCTGGGGGCTGGATAGCCAGACCGAGGACGATACGCTGCTGGCCGGGCGCGAACTCGACCTGTTCGATCGGGTACAGCTACGCGCCGTGATCGACGTGTGTCGGCGCTCGGCCAGCGTGTCCGAGGCCGGACGCGAGCTGTTTGCCGTGTCGCGGCAAGAGAAGGCCAACCCCAACGACGCTGATCGCCTGCGCAAGTACCTGGCGCGGTTTGGGTTGGCGTGGCAGCAGGTGAAGGGCGAGAGGTGA
- a CDS encoding zeta toxin family protein produces MSHPYPYTEAELQAVFEAISATLFDKTRDVGSDGQPEPKLLIVAGAQGSGKTYLLENHLLPGNAYDNYVRLYVPAYRALHPRYEQMRALSGLEVYAQTEPFIWALGNKLFSYAFQNRYNIIMESALDSADFASFPATAVALGYRFEVHLIACQKEFSHWATLHRGVKAVAKDEFERFVPLSKIETSQGNARAILDAFENACTQVPGSEITLYHRGFETGMESQALCHSRCEAPAALTPQPDFKGQPFVTAPQLNPHFQIIRSEQANFPCSYVQYSQVVHAGMVDAPARQQMVQHCCQTLEKAQALMPAIPQSVFRELSVYVLKYAYA; encoded by the coding sequence ATGTCCCATCCTTATCCCTACACCGAAGCCGAGTTGCAGGCCGTGTTCGAGGCCATCAGCGCCACCTTGTTCGACAAGACCCGCGATGTGGGCAGTGACGGTCAGCCCGAGCCAAAGCTGCTCATCGTCGCGGGTGCACAGGGCTCAGGCAAAACCTACCTGCTGGAAAACCACCTGTTGCCCGGCAACGCCTACGACAACTACGTACGCCTCTATGTGCCGGCGTACCGCGCCCTGCATCCACGCTATGAGCAGATGCGCGCGTTGAGCGGGCTGGAAGTCTACGCGCAGACCGAGCCGTTCATCTGGGCATTGGGCAACAAGCTGTTCAGCTACGCCTTCCAGAACCGCTACAACATCATCATGGAGAGCGCGCTGGACAGCGCCGACTTCGCCAGCTTCCCCGCGACCGCTGTGGCGCTCGGCTATCGCTTCGAGGTGCACCTGATCGCTTGCCAGAAGGAGTTCAGTCACTGGGCCACGCTGCACCGTGGCGTGAAGGCGGTGGCAAAGGACGAATTCGAGCGTTTCGTGCCGCTGAGCAAAATCGAGACCTCCCAGGGCAATGCCCGCGCGATCCTCGATGCGTTCGAGAATGCCTGCACCCAGGTGCCCGGCTCGGAGATCACCTTGTATCACCGAGGGTTCGAAACCGGCATGGAAAGCCAGGCGCTGTGCCATAGCCGCTGCGAGGCGCCCGCCGCTTTGACGCCGCAGCCTGACTTCAAGGGCCAGCCGTTCGTGACAGCGCCGCAGCTCAATCCGCACTTCCAGATCATCCGCAGCGAACAGGCCAACTTCCCCTGTTCCTACGTGCAGTACTCGCAGGTGGTGCATGCCGGGATGGTCGATGCGCCCGCTCGTCAGCAGATGGTGCAGCACTGCTGCCAGACGCTGGAAAAGGCCCAGGCGCTGATGCCGGCGATTCCGCAGTCGGTGTTCCGGGAACTGAGTGTGTACGTGCTCAAGTACGCCTATGCGTGA
- a CDS encoding SGNH/GDSL hydrolase family protein: MRQWHHLLGVALIVSALPACSTGASAPPQASAKAPVRASVAARDDGNLALLAGKFRTAGRTPISIVQLGDSHTAADLFSGELRKLLQARYGDGGIGLVPASPVPGIRSDRVIITSERRQWELVSARNQQSERFPLGGYLSTPLAERAAVNIQARDPDAQRYRISALYQASRSATLVANGSQRRMLPASNGQWRLSPAFVNLGLPVKLSVEGAKGVALGGWYIQGQKNAGVTYSSLGINGARLEVVDKWQAGWQDTLKALRPDLVILAYGTNEAFDDTLDLQAYQAHLEATLSQLRQQMPKAAILLVGPPDSIKQRRAASCAARQPQPLAGVVRIQRQTAQKYKALFWDWQAEMGGPCSIAAWQASGLGRPDLVHLTADGYRKSAALLYAFLKAQLKLQ, translated from the coding sequence ATGCGCCAATGGCATCACCTGCTGGGCGTGGCGCTGATCGTCAGCGCTTTGCCGGCTTGCAGCACCGGCGCCAGCGCGCCGCCCCAGGCCTCCGCCAAGGCACCCGTACGCGCCAGCGTTGCCGCACGCGACGACGGCAACCTGGCGCTGCTGGCCGGCAAGTTCCGGACGGCGGGGCGCACGCCGATCTCCATCGTGCAATTGGGCGACTCGCACACCGCTGCCGACCTGTTCAGCGGCGAGCTGCGCAAGCTGCTGCAGGCGCGCTATGGCGACGGCGGCATCGGCCTGGTGCCGGCTTCGCCGGTGCCGGGCATTCGCAGCGACCGGGTGATCATCACCAGCGAGCGACGCCAGTGGGAACTGGTGTCGGCGCGCAATCAGCAGAGCGAGCGCTTCCCCCTCGGCGGCTATCTGTCGACGCCGCTGGCCGAACGGGCGGCGGTGAACATCCAGGCGCGCGATCCCGACGCGCAGCGCTACCGGATCTCCGCGCTGTATCAAGCCAGCCGCAGCGCCACGCTGGTTGCCAACGGTAGCCAACGGCGCATGCTGCCGGCCAGCAATGGCCAGTGGCGCTTGAGCCCGGCGTTCGTCAACCTCGGATTGCCGGTGAAGTTGAGTGTCGAGGGTGCCAAGGGGGTAGCGCTGGGCGGTTGGTACATCCAGGGGCAGAAGAACGCCGGGGTGACTTATTCGTCGCTGGGCATCAACGGTGCGCGGCTGGAGGTGGTGGACAAGTGGCAGGCCGGCTGGCAGGACACGCTCAAGGCGTTGCGCCCGGACTTAGTGATCCTGGCCTATGGCACCAACGAAGCGTTCGACGACACGCTTGACCTCCAGGCGTACCAGGCGCACCTCGAGGCCACGCTCAGCCAACTGCGCCAGCAGATGCCCAAGGCGGCGATCCTGTTGGTCGGCCCGCCGGACTCGATCAAGCAGCGCCGCGCGGCCAGTTGCGCGGCGCGTCAGCCGCAGCCGCTGGCCGGTGTGGTACGTATCCAGCGCCAGACGGCGCAGAAGTACAAGGCCCTGTTCTGGGACTGGCAGGCCGAAATGGGTGGGCCGTGCTCGATCGCCGCCTGGCAGGCCAGCGGCCTGGGGCGGCCCGACCTGGTGCACCTGACGGCCGACGGTTATCGCAAGAGCGCGGCACTGCTGTATGCGTTTCTCAAGGCCCAGTTGAAACTGCAGTGA